One segment of Macrotis lagotis isolate mMagLag1 chromosome 1, bilby.v1.9.chrom.fasta, whole genome shotgun sequence DNA contains the following:
- the PABPN1L gene encoding embryonic polyadenylate-binding protein 2, translating to MWFSISSNNSLFPPPSKDWLQNALSDPEGLGWGGEGQPAGKVLKVYPAEEEEKEEECALLSLLVGGKLEEALGPDLEAGVSSHVLQEDGWELEDIKTKLQKIEEAHERQELKGMEETKQQKPHEEERKVATKSSNPLLSPALYDNEVTHLLSPENGIPFQGTPIEKLEADHRSVYVGNVDYSGTAEELESHFNCCGEINRVTILCDKYSGHPKGYAYIEFAYEDSVKTAMDLDETTFRGRIIKVLPKRTNFPGISTTDRGGLRSRLSGRGGPLHRYGHYIGVRPRPRGRNHRGHGRFSHWFDPY from the exons ATGTGGTTTTCCATTAGCAGCAAcaattctctcttccctcctccttctaaGGACTGGCTCCAAAATGCTCTCTCCGACCCTGAAGGGCTAGGCTGGGGGGGTGAGGGACAACCTGCTGGAAAGGTGTTGAAAGTATACCcagcagaggaagaagagaaggaagaagaatgtgctcttctctctctcctggtCGGGGGAAAACTGGAGGAGGCCCTGGGGCCTGACTTG GAGGCAGGTGTTTCCTCCCATGTGCTTCAAGAAGATGGGTGGGAGCTAGAAGACATCAAAACCAAGCTACAGAAAATAGAAGAGGCCCATGAGAGACAGGAGCTCAAAGGTATGGAAGAGACCAAACAGCAGAAGCCAcatgaggaagagaggaaagtggCAACAAAATCATCCAACCCGTTGCTATCACCAGCCCTATATGACAATGAGGTCACTCATCTGCTGAGTCCAGAGAATG gtATACCCTTCCAAGGGACACCCATTGAGAAGTTAGAGGCTGATCACAGATCTGTCTACGTAGGCAAT GTGGATTACAGTGGCACAGCTGAGGAGCTGGAGTCCCACTTCAACTGCTGTGGTGAAATCAACAGGGTCACCATTCTCTGTGACAAGTACTCTGGACATCCCAAGGG CTATGCCTACATTGAATTTGCCTATGAGGATTCAGTGAAGACTGCTATGGATCTGGATGAAACTACCTTTAGAGGCCGGATAATCAAG GTTCTACCCAAAAGGACCAACTTTCCTGGGATCAGCACTACAGATCGAGGGGGTCTGCGTTCTCGACTTTCTGGCAGAGGAGGTCCTCTTCACCGGTATGGACATTATATTGGGGTCCGACCAAGGCCAAGGGGGAGAAATCACAG GGGGCATGGAAGATTCTCCCATTGGTTTGATCCATACTAG
- the TRAPPC2L gene encoding trafficking protein particle complex subunit 2-like protein — MAVCIAVIAKENYPLYIRSIPAEQELKFHYTVHTSLDVVDEKVSAMGKALVDQRELYLGLLYPTEDYKVYGYVTNSKVKFVMVVDSSNTALRDNEIRSMFRKLHNSYTDVMCNPFYNPGDRIHSRAFDNMVTSMMVQVC, encoded by the exons ATGGCGGTGTGCATCGCCGTGATCGCCAAAGAG AATTACCCGCTCTACATCCGAAGCATCCCCGCAGAGCAGGAACTGAAGTTTCATTACACGGTGCACACATCTCTCGATGTGGTGGACGAGAAGGTCTCTGCCATGGGAAAGGCCCTCGTGGACCAGAGGGAGCTCTACCTGGGACTCCTCTACCCCACAGAAGACTACAAAGT ATATGGCTATGTGACGAATTCCAAGGTGAAATTTGTTATGGTGGTGGATTCCTCCAACACAGCACTTCGAGACAACGAGATCCGCAGT ATGTTTCGAAAGCTACATAATTCCTACACAGATGTCATGTGCAACCCCTTCTATAACCCTGGAGACCGTATTCATTCTAG GGCCTTTGATAACATGGTGACTTCCATGATGGTGCAGGTTTGTTGA